A region from the Vicia villosa cultivar HV-30 ecotype Madison, WI linkage group LG3, Vvil1.0, whole genome shotgun sequence genome encodes:
- the LOC131657239 gene encoding nodulin-3-like, producing MAKTLKFLYAIIVLFSLFLLSMEDIAGRPCETDEDCPFSMITPNMLRIIFKCVKKVCTKFQEVPLIP from the exons atggcCAAGACTCTCAAATTTCTTTATGCAATAATTGTATTGTTTTCTCTATTCCTTCTTTCGATGGAGGATATTG CTGGTCGTCCATGTGAAACTGATGAAGATTGTCCATTCTCAATGATTACTCCTAACATGCTGAGAATCATTTTTAAGTGCGTTAAAAAAGTATGTACAAAGTTTCAAGAGGTTCCTCTAATACCATAA